In Coriobacteriia bacterium, the following are encoded in one genomic region:
- a CDS encoding acetate--CoA ligase family protein: MLEGFFKPRSVAVVGAAREEGKVGHIVFDNLLSAGFIGPVYPVNPRAAEIHGHATYPTLASLPRPPDLAVIVVPAASVLNVVEECGRLGVPAAVVISAGFKESGPEGGALERDLVRAARAGGVRILGPNCLGLISTAASLNASFARGMPPAGSISFMSQSGALGTAILDWAQGRGVGLADFVSLGNKADLDETDLLRAWRDEEDTNVVVAYLESVADGRSFVEAAADLVAVKPLLALKSGTSDAGARAVSSHTGSLAGSRTAYDAAFLKAGVIQAGSVQELFDHALGFATQPLPSSRGVAILTNAGGPAVMATDACDRVGVAVASLDHSTIDTLRASLPPAAALYNPVDVLGDAGPERYAAAAEALVADDDVGALLVILTPQAMTDAPGTARAVSRVARESGITTLTCFMGDPSVEEARALLRDAGIPDFPFPERAVATLAAMQRYRDHLVEPRPEEPAVAGDKEAVRAVLSGGGTDGHSFITGETAASVAAAYGIPVPEGAAAADVGEATRVAERIGYPVAVKVDSPDILHKSDIGGIRLGVADAEELAEAYEDVLARAQRHMREAVVRGVHVQRMTPPGREVIIGVNRDPQFGPLLMFGLGGIYVEVLRDVTFRLCPVSIRDAHRMISEIRAFGLLRGARGEPPADLDAIAEAIVRVSALVMDFPEIVELDINPLMALPKGSGAVAADVRIGVSTEEAAG, from the coding sequence GTGCTGGAGGGCTTCTTCAAGCCGCGTTCCGTCGCCGTGGTCGGTGCAGCCCGGGAAGAGGGCAAGGTCGGCCACATCGTGTTCGACAACCTCCTGTCCGCCGGCTTCATCGGGCCGGTGTATCCGGTGAACCCCCGCGCGGCCGAGATCCACGGGCACGCCACCTATCCGACACTCGCGTCGCTGCCCCGACCTCCCGACCTCGCCGTCATCGTGGTCCCGGCCGCGTCCGTGCTCAACGTGGTCGAGGAGTGCGGGCGGCTCGGAGTGCCGGCCGCCGTCGTGATCTCGGCCGGCTTCAAGGAGAGCGGGCCCGAGGGCGGCGCTCTCGAGCGCGATCTCGTCCGCGCCGCACGCGCCGGCGGGGTGCGGATCCTCGGCCCGAACTGCCTCGGCCTGATCTCGACCGCCGCTTCGCTGAACGCGTCGTTCGCCCGCGGGATGCCGCCCGCGGGCTCGATCTCCTTCATGTCGCAGTCCGGCGCCTTGGGCACGGCCATCCTGGATTGGGCCCAGGGGCGCGGCGTGGGCCTGGCCGACTTCGTCTCCCTGGGCAACAAGGCCGACCTGGACGAGACCGACCTGCTGAGGGCGTGGCGGGACGAGGAGGACACGAACGTCGTCGTCGCCTACCTGGAATCCGTGGCCGACGGGCGGTCGTTCGTGGAGGCCGCCGCCGACCTCGTCGCGGTCAAGCCGCTGCTCGCGCTCAAGTCGGGGACGTCGGACGCCGGCGCCCGCGCGGTCTCGTCGCACACCGGCAGCCTGGCCGGCTCCCGCACGGCGTACGACGCCGCCTTCCTCAAGGCGGGCGTGATCCAGGCCGGCAGCGTCCAGGAGCTGTTCGACCACGCGCTGGGCTTCGCGACCCAGCCGTTGCCGTCCTCGCGGGGCGTGGCGATCCTGACCAACGCCGGCGGCCCCGCCGTCATGGCGACGGACGCCTGCGACCGCGTCGGCGTCGCGGTCGCGTCCCTGGACCACTCGACCATCGACACGCTGCGCGCGTCCCTCCCGCCTGCCGCCGCGCTGTACAACCCCGTCGACGTGCTGGGCGACGCCGGGCCGGAGCGCTACGCGGCGGCGGCGGAGGCGCTGGTGGCCGACGACGACGTCGGCGCCCTGCTGGTCATCCTCACGCCGCAGGCGATGACGGACGCTCCGGGGACGGCACGCGCCGTGTCGCGAGTGGCACGGGAGAGCGGTATCACGACGCTGACCTGCTTCATGGGGGACCCGTCGGTGGAGGAGGCCCGTGCCCTCCTGAGGGACGCCGGTATCCCGGACTTCCCGTTCCCCGAACGCGCCGTCGCGACACTGGCCGCGATGCAGCGCTACCGCGACCACCTGGTCGAGCCGCGACCCGAGGAACCGGCGGTCGCCGGCGACAAGGAGGCCGTGCGCGCGGTGCTGTCCGGCGGCGGCACGGACGGGCACTCCTTCATCACGGGGGAGACGGCGGCGAGCGTGGCCGCCGCCTACGGCATCCCGGTCCCGGAGGGTGCGGCGGCGGCGGACGTAGGCGAGGCGACGCGCGTCGCCGAGCGCATCGGGTACCCGGTCGCGGTCAAGGTCGACAGCCCCGACATCCTCCACAAGTCGGACATCGGGGGCATCCGGCTGGGGGTGGCCGACGCGGAGGAGCTCGCGGAGGCCTACGAGGACGTCCTGGCGCGCGCACAGCGGCACATGAGGGAGGCCGTGGTGCGCGGCGTCCACGTCCAGAGGATGACCCCGCCGGGGCGCGAGGTCATCATCGGGGTCAACCGCGACCCCCAGTTCGGGCCGCTGCTCATGTTCGGCCTGGGAGGCATCTACGTGGAGGTCTTGCGCGACGTGACCTTCCGCCTCTGCCCCGTCTCGATCCGCGACGCCCACCGCATGATCAGCGAGATCCGCGCTTTCGGCCTGTTGCGTGGAGCGAGGGGAGAGCCTCCCGCGGACCTGGACGCGATCGCAGAGGCGATCGTCCGCGTCTCCGCCCTGGTCATGGACTTCCCCGAGATCGTAGAGCTCGACATCAACCCGCTCATGGCGCTCCCGAAGGGATCGGGCGCCGTCGCGGCGGACGTTCGTATCGGCGTCTCTACCGAGGAGGCGGCAGGATGA